GGGATGTTTCGCCTTCGCATTGTTGCGCTGCCAATGACAGACGGTGGAGTCCGTTGATAACCAGCCACATTTCATTCTTTTCTTTATCCACTTTTGCCTGACCAAAAGTAGAGCAAAAGTCAAGGTCATCCGCCGCGGCGGACCGCCGTTTGATCGGCAACGCACGCAGACCCAGATCGAAAGGAACAAGCTCCCTTTTCTCGAAGAAATAAGCTGAAGCGCTTGCTGCCGGTTTGCTGTACGACACTTGCTGCGCTGCTTTTTTAAGCAGGATTTTTTTTGAACGCACATCCGCTGCGTAAAAAAGAGGCGCCGCCTCAGTTACTGATTGTTGTAGTTTCTATTCCGTTCCGAAGTAATTATTGAAAGAACCCGTCCAATGAACGTAAAACAAGAAGGAGAACGTTTTCTTTCTTAGAAGATAGTCCGCCGGGCAGTGAAAAGAAATCCCGCATATGCGTCAAGCTAAGCAAGTGCAGACGCGCACACCCGGGCGCAATCAGCTTCGTTGGGAGCGTAGCTTTTACAGCAAATTCATTAAAAAGATCGTTTGGACACCTATGGGAGCCCCATGTTTTAGCGGTACCTGCGGAGCCGGTATTCCACCATACATCGTGCTATAGATACGAGGAGCCTGCAGCACCTAAAACCTGTTTCTTAACTTGACGCATATGGCAAGGGCGGGATCGAAATGACGGTTTCGGACTTTTGAGATAGTCTCAGGGCACAGGCCTACTTACAGGTTGATGACGGGGGACATTACCCGGGCGATGGGTCTCTATGCTCCGGAGGCTTAACCCGTATCCTTAATCGAAAGATCCCGTCGGCAGGACGGGATCTTTCTACTTACATTAATTAAACCAACAACCTTATGTTCTTTACAGATCCGTGATCGGCTTGTATTTGGGCACCAGTGACTTCATAATCACCCAGGACAACACATAGGCGATCGCGCAAAAGGCGAAGATGATCGAATAACCGGTTTCAATATGCCCCAGAGCCTTATAGTGATCAAATAATTTTCCGCTTACCAGCGAAACGACAACACCACCGATCCCCCCTGCCATACCACCGATACCGGTTACGGAGGCTACTGTTTTCTTAGGAAACATATCCGAAACAGTAGTAAAGATATTTGCACTCCAGGCCTGGTGTGCAGAAGCGCCTACCCCGATCAGCAATACCGGTACCCAGTAACTGATATGCCCCAGGGGCTGTGCCAGCAGTACCAGCAGCGGGAACAGGGCAATCAGGATCATGGCCCGCATACGCCCGTCATAAGCATGGTATCCTTTTTTGATAAAGTACATGGGGAACCAGCCACCACCGATACTACCCACCATTGTCATACTGTATAAAACGAACAAGGGGAACGCCAGGGCGGTTCCTTCCAGCCCGTACTGGGCAGCCAGGTACTTCGGCAGCCAGAACAAATAGAACCACCATACGCCGTCCGTTAAAAATTTACCGATGGCAAAGGACCAGGTCTGTTTATATCCCAGCAATTTCACCCAGCGCACTTTTGCGCCCGGGGCCACTGTTTGATTCTGGTTTGTATCCACATCACTTTGGATATAGGCCAGTTCTTCCTGCGATAGCCGCTTTTGCTTTTCTGGAATATCGTAATAATAAAACCAGAACAGCAGCCATAGAAAGCCGATGGCGCCGATAATGATAAAGGTAGACTCCCAGCCCCAATGGCCCGCGATCCAGGGAACGGTTAACGGGGCCAGAATTGCGCCCAGATTGGTTCCGGAGTTAAAGATCCCCGTAGCCAGGGATCGCTCTTTTTTGGGAAAGTATTCGGCCGTTGCTTTAATCGCGGCCGGAAAGTTCCCGGCTTCTCCAAAACCCAGCACTGCCCGCGCAATCATAAACCCGATGATGGAAACGGGTA
The sequence above is a segment of the Niabella agricola genome. Coding sequences within it:
- a CDS encoding MFS transporter, which codes for MQKAIGKYRWTICGLLFFATTVNYLDRQVLSLLAPELTREFGWSNTDYGNITAVFQFVYALSMLFAGRIVDRLGTKWGYAWALIIWSIGAIMHAEAVNIGHASNTVLGWFGIAAVPVSIIGFMIARAVLGFGEAGNFPAAIKATAEYFPKKERSLATGIFNSGTNLGAILAPLTVPWIAGHWGWESTFIIIGAIGFLWLLFWFYYYDIPEKQKRLSQEELAYIQSDVDTNQNQTVAPGAKVRWVKLLGYKQTWSFAIGKFLTDGVWWFYLFWLPKYLAAQYGLEGTALAFPLFVLYSMTMVGSIGGGWFPMYFIKKGYHAYDGRMRAMILIALFPLLVLLAQPLGHISYWVPVLLIGVGASAHQAWSANIFTTVSDMFPKKTVASVTGIGGMAGGIGGVVVSLVSGKLFDHYKALGHIETGYSIIFAFCAIAYVLSWVIMKSLVPKYKPITDL